In the Streptobacillus moniliformis DSM 12112 genome, one interval contains:
- a CDS encoding YfcE family phosphodiesterase — protein sequence MKILLCSDSHKDLNYFYEVIKKENPELIIFAGDHSMDAIEMSYAVDIPFYIVKGNCDYDDYSTKEILELDIESMGKVILTHGHLFNVKLNMNSIYNYGVEKNANYVIFGHTHRQHKSEYRNIFFINPGAIINHEYAIIENGVLEFKGAMI from the coding sequence ATGAAAATACTTTTATGCTCTGATTCACATAAAGATTTAAACTATTTTTATGAAGTAATAAAAAAAGAAAATCCTGAACTGATAATTTTTGCAGGAGATCATAGCATGGATGCTATAGAAATGTCTTATGCAGTAGATATACCTTTTTATATAGTAAAAGGTAATTGTGATTATGATGATTATAGCACTAAGGAAATATTAGAGTTAGATATAGAGTCTATGGGTAAGGTTATACTTACTCATGGACATTTATTTAATGTTAAATTAAATATGAATAGTATATATAACTATGGGGTGGAAAAAAATGCAAATTATGTAATTTTTGGGCATACTCATAGACAACATAAAAGTGAATATAGAAATATTTTTTTTATAAACCCAGGAGCTATAATCAATCATGAATATGCGATAATAGAAAATGGTGTTTTAGAGTTTAAAGGAGCAATGATATGA
- the dcm gene encoding DNA (cytosine-5-)-methyltransferase — protein MINYALNEYENKLNSSIKFIDLFAGLGGIRIGFEQAFNTLGISTECVFSSEIKKHAILSYTKYFGDYKIHGDIKEISVDDIPDFDFLLAGFPCQPFSSAGNRLGFNDTRGTLFFEIERILKNKKPYGFLLENVEGLINHDNGKTLETILNSLNSLGYKVNYKVLDSIEFGLAQSRKRIYIVGTKDKLISLENFDKKYSSFRDIQEKNCETLNTDFTRKLLLNYNPCDLYGKSIKDKRGGSDNIHSWDIGLKGEVTDKQKELLGALLKERRKKVWAAEIGIDWMDGMPLTLKQISTFFNDKSLKEMLNDLVQKKYLVLEYPKKLVGNKREYDITKEKGYNIVTGKLSFEFSKILNPDGVAPTLVATDVEKLGVIDNKGIRKLTIREGLRLFGFPEDYSLDFLKYRESLDLLGNTVCIPVIKSIASRIASVVKEKNINKD, from the coding sequence TTGATAAATTATGCTTTAAATGAGTATGAAAACAAACTAAATTCTAGTATTAAATTTATAGATCTATTTGCTGGACTAGGTGGGATTAGAATAGGATTTGAACAAGCTTTTAATACTTTGGGAATTTCAACAGAATGTGTATTTTCATCAGAAATAAAAAAACATGCAATTTTATCATATACGAAATATTTTGGTGATTATAAAATACATGGTGATATTAAAGAAATTTCAGTAGATGATATTCCTGATTTTGATTTTTTATTAGCAGGATTTCCATGTCAACCTTTTTCTTCAGCAGGCAATAGATTAGGGTTTAATGACACTAGAGGAACTCTGTTTTTTGAAATAGAAAGAATATTGAAAAATAAAAAACCGTATGGTTTTTTACTTGAAAATGTTGAGGGACTTATAAACCACGACAATGGGAAAACATTAGAAACTATTTTAAATTCATTAAATAGTTTAGGATATAAGGTAAATTATAAAGTATTAGATTCTATAGAGTTTGGATTAGCTCAAAGTCGTAAAAGAATATATATTGTAGGAACTAAAGATAAATTAATTTCTTTAGAAAATTTTGATAAGAAATATAGTAGTTTTAGAGATATTCAAGAGAAAAATTGTGAAACATTAAATACTGATTTTACAAGAAAGTTACTTCTTAATTATAATCCTTGTGATCTTTATGGAAAATCAATTAAAGATAAAAGAGGTGGATCTGATAATATTCACTCTTGGGACATTGGTTTAAAAGGTGAAGTAACAGATAAGCAAAAAGAATTATTAGGAGCATTACTAAAAGAAAGAAGAAAAAAGGTATGGGCAGCAGAAATAGGAATAGATTGGATGGATGGTATGCCACTTACATTAAAGCAAATTTCAACTTTTTTTAATGATAAATCCTTAAAAGAAATGTTAAATGATTTAGTTCAAAAGAAATATTTAGTTTTAGAATATCCTAAAAAGTTAGTAGGGAATAAAAGAGAATATGACATTACTAAAGAAAAAGGATATAATATTGTAACAGGAAAACTTTCATTTGAGTTTTCTAAAATACTTAATCCAGATGGGGTTGCACCAACGCTTGTTGCAACAGATGTTGAAAAATTAGGTGTTATTGATAACAAAGGTATTAGAAAGCTTACAATAAGAGAGGGACTAAGATTATTTGGTTTTCCTGAAGACTATAGTTTAGATTTTCTTAAATATAGAGAAAGTTTAGATTTA
- the pheS gene encoding phenylalanine--tRNA ligase subunit alpha, giving the protein MLEKLKLIKERALSDIEKLDSMQDFNDMKVRYLGKKGEFTAIMKEMGNIVAEKRKEFGAIANEIKTELQEKFDEKLLKLREEAKKIKLESEILDISLPGKSLEKSSLHPLTKTLFEIKEIVSEMGFDIVDGPEVESTYLNFDALNIPKTHPSRELTDTFYITDDVILRTQTSPVQIRYMKEHKPPFKMISIGKVYRPDYDVSHTPMFHQVEGLMIGEDVSFSNFKATLESIVQRIFGADRNVRFRPHFFPFTEPSAEMDVECGVCRGKGCRLCKNTGWLEILGSGMVNIKVLEAAGIDGEIYQGFAFGLGVERITMLKYGIDDLRAFFENDIRFLEQF; this is encoded by the coding sequence ATGTTAGAAAAATTAAAACTGATAAAGGAAAGAGCATTATCAGATATAGAAAAATTAGATTCTATGCAAGATTTTAATGATATGAAAGTAAGATATTTAGGTAAAAAAGGGGAATTTACAGCTATAATGAAGGAAATGGGTAATATTGTAGCTGAAAAGAGAAAAGAATTTGGTGCAATTGCAAATGAAATTAAAACTGAATTACAAGAAAAATTTGATGAAAAATTATTAAAATTAAGAGAAGAAGCTAAAAAAATTAAACTAGAATCTGAAATATTAGATATTTCATTACCTGGGAAATCTTTAGAAAAATCTAGTTTACATCCTTTAACTAAAACATTATTTGAAATTAAAGAAATAGTTAGTGAAATGGGATTTGATATAGTAGATGGGCCTGAAGTTGAAAGTACTTACTTAAACTTTGATGCTTTAAATATACCTAAAACTCACCCATCAAGAGAATTAACTGATACTTTCTATATCACAGATGATGTAATTTTAAGAACTCAAACATCTCCAGTACAAATTAGATATATGAAAGAACATAAACCACCATTTAAAATGATTTCTATAGGTAAAGTATATAGACCAGATTATGATGTTTCACATACACCTATGTTTCATCAAGTAGAAGGTCTTATGATAGGAGAAGATGTTAGCTTCTCTAATTTTAAGGCAACACTTGAAAGTATAGTACAAAGAATATTTGGTGCAGATAGAAATGTAAGATTTAGACCTCACTTTTTCCCTTTCACTGAGCCTAGTGCAGAAATGGATGTTGAATGTGGAGTTTGTAGGGGAAAAGGATGTAGACTATGTAAAAATACAGGTTGGTTAGAAATACTAGGTTCAGGAATGGTAAATATTAAAGTTCTTGAAGCAGCAGGAATAGATGGAGAAATTTATCAAGGATTTGCATTTGGGCTTGGAGTAGAAAGAATTACAATGCTTAAATATGGTATAGATGACTTAAGAGCATTCTTTGAAAATGATATTAGATTTTTAGAACAATTTTAG
- the nagA gene encoding N-acetylglucosamine-6-phosphate deacetylase, with product MIIKNARIFDGDKFIPENVVILSGNRIEKITTVSELNDELMSKHEIVDIEGKVLSPGFIDLQINGCGGVLFNDEITVKTLEIMNETNKKYGCTSFLPTLITSPDEKILKALELINEIKDTKEEIGVLGLHIEGPYISVEKKGVHRPDYIRVLDDKVIDEIAKIGYDGVKIITVAPENALVKHLKLLKESGINIALGHTNATYAQIEEKSEYFTHATHFFNAMRGFDSREPGAVGYLLDKKNVQCGIIVDGLHASFPSVRVVKEVMRSNLYLVTDAVSPMGTDMKEFIFEGHLVRHENGKCWDPKTGSLGGSALDMITGVKNLIKEVKVSEEEALRMATSYPAKAVQVDDRYGYIKEGYIADLTFYNSDYKVEGTISKGKLQRY from the coding sequence ATGATAATCAAAAATGCTAGAATATTTGATGGAGATAAATTTATTCCTGAAAATGTGGTAATACTTAGTGGAAATAGGATTGAAAAAATAACGACAGTATCAGAACTTAATGATGAATTAATGTCTAAGCATGAAATAGTAGATATAGAAGGTAAAGTTCTTTCCCCAGGATTTATAGATTTACAAATTAATGGTTGTGGAGGAGTACTGTTTAATGATGAAATTACTGTAAAAACATTAGAAATCATGAATGAAACTAATAAAAAATATGGTTGTACTTCTTTTTTACCTACATTGATTACATCTCCAGATGAAAAAATATTAAAAGCTTTAGAATTAATAAATGAAATTAAAGATACTAAAGAAGAAATAGGGGTGTTAGGACTACATATTGAAGGACCATATATAAGTGTGGAGAAAAAAGGTGTCCATAGACCAGACTATATTAGAGTATTAGATGATAAAGTTATAGATGAGATAGCTAAGATAGGTTATGATGGAGTTAAAATAATAACAGTAGCTCCAGAAAATGCTTTAGTTAAACATCTAAAACTTTTAAAAGAAAGTGGAATAAATATAGCTTTAGGGCATACTAATGCTACATATGCTCAAATAGAAGAAAAATCTGAATACTTTACTCATGCTACACATTTCTTTAATGCTATGCGTGGTTTTGATTCAAGAGAACCAGGAGCTGTAGGTTATCTGCTAGATAAGAAGAATGTGCAATGTGGAATTATAGTAGATGGATTACATGCAAGTTTCCCATCAGTTAGAGTAGTAAAAGAAGTTATGAGATCAAATCTATATTTAGTTACAGATGCAGTATCTCCTATGGGAACAGATATGAAAGAGTTCATATTTGAAGGTCATTTAGTTAGACATGAAAATGGTAAATGTTGGGACCCTAAAACAGGTTCATTAGGTGGTTCAGCACTAGATATGATTACAGGAGTTAAGAATTTAATTAAAGAAGTTAAAGTTAGTGAGGAAGAAGCACTTCGTATGGCAACTTCATATCCAGCTAAAGCAGTTCAAGTTGATGATAGATATGGATATATTAAAGAAGGATATATTGCAGATTTAACTTTCTATAATTCAGATTACAAAGTAGAAGGAACAATTTCAAAAGGTAAATTACAAAGATATTAA
- a CDS encoding NgoBV family restriction endonuclease, which yields MLILILTVNKIFFKLKSIDWTKAKGIISFNLADINVTINTNDTVGLILQAWLKEYLNKNNILFREPSNTQEFPDFLLSHSNIENLLEIKSFNFSKSPTFDIANFDSYCDSIRENPYRLDADYIIFGYDMEKTGIITIKDIWLKKIWEIAGTSKKYPLKTQVKRNIIYNIRPNTAFKNYNASPFKSREQFIHAIYETLLVYKGSKFVYNWLNIFSINYKAYYNAEFKI from the coding sequence GTGTTAATTTTGATTCTAACAGTAAACAAAATTTTTTTCAAATTAAAATCTATAGATTGGACAAAAGCAAAAGGTATAATTTCATTTAATTTAGCCGATATTAATGTTACAATAAATACTAATGATACTGTAGGATTAATCTTACAGGCTTGGTTAAAAGAATATTTAAATAAAAATAATATATTGTTTAGAGAGCCTTCTAATACTCAAGAATTTCCTGATTTTTTACTATCACATAGCAATATTGAAAATTTACTTGAAATTAAATCATTTAATTTTTCAAAATCTCCAACATTTGATATAGCTAACTTTGATTCTTACTGCGATTCAATAAGAGAAAATCCTTACAGATTAGATGCAGACTATATAATATTTGGATATGATATGGAAAAAACAGGAATTATAACAATTAAAGATATTTGGTTAAAGAAAATTTGGGAAATAGCAGGAACTTCTAAAAAATATCCTTTAAAAACTCAAGTAAAACGTAATATAATATACAATATTCGCCCTAATACAGCATTTAAAAACTATAATGCTTCTCCTTTTAAATCACGAGAGCAATTTATTCATGCAATCTATGAAACTTTACTAGTATATAAAGGCTCTAAATTTGTATATAATTGGTTAAATATATTTTCTATAAATTATAAAGCTTATTATAATGCTGAATTTAAAATATAA
- the pheT gene encoding phenylalanine--tRNA ligase subunit beta, whose product MLISLNWLREYIDLDKNIDIKELENALTMIGQEVEKIEKQGEHLTKVLTAKVLEKIPHPNSDHISICQVDNGEKVQQVLCGAPNHKVGDIVAMAQIGAELEEGFVIKKAKIRGEESNGMLCSEAELKIGKDHDGIMILPQDTKLGIPLNEYLGLDDIIFELEITPNRPDCLSHIGIARELAAYYSKKLRLPEVNVNVEDREDIDISIEEGLSNRYLARVIKGVKVEKSPEWLKNRLEAVGIRSINNIVDISNYVMLETNQPNHIFDFNKFNSKKVTITKAKDDEKFVTLDQKERILNNEDIVIGNGEKTVALAGVMGGMDVEVDENSTDILIEVAHFDNIMVRKTNRKFALSTEAAYRFERAVNTENMEYVMNRITSLIKEIAGGKVCNINDNYPVKPEIKVSTLSLPRLYRFIGKEIEKDKILDIFEKLEIKIEDKGDEILLTAPSHRQDLINQFDYFEEVIRMVGFDSIENVMPSVNLTKERLEDTTRFVTDIKKIVSNLGMREVINYSFIPKNSLEKILFEIHSDNIIEIKNPIVEEFSILRPTLMYSLIKNVRDNINRGATDIRFFEVSKRFTKESTNKVNEKSVLIDEMQVFEKETLALILSGSKIKNIWNAKPENYDFYDLKGVVEAIFEKLKFTKYQIRRSENKAYHPGRSVDVFVGKELIASYGELHPDVLENMDVEKNNILYAEIYLDLIKKYISNNVKYKGLSKYQSVPRDIALVVNENVLVGDMIKTIEKIDNLIEKVELFDIYQGLGIEKGYKSVAISIIMRDDNKTLEEKEINDIMTKIINKLNKDFGAVLRG is encoded by the coding sequence ATGTTAATTTCATTAAATTGGTTAAGAGAATATATAGATCTTGACAAGAATATAGATATAAAAGAGCTGGAAAATGCATTAACTATGATAGGGCAAGAAGTAGAAAAAATAGAAAAACAAGGAGAACACTTAACTAAAGTTTTAACAGCTAAAGTTTTAGAGAAAATACCACATCCTAATTCTGATCATATTAGTATATGTCAGGTTGATAATGGAGAAAAAGTTCAACAAGTATTATGTGGAGCACCTAATCATAAGGTTGGAGATATAGTTGCTATGGCTCAAATTGGTGCTGAACTTGAAGAAGGTTTTGTAATTAAAAAAGCTAAAATTAGAGGTGAAGAATCTAATGGAATGCTTTGTTCTGAAGCAGAACTTAAAATAGGAAAAGATCATGATGGAATCATGATATTACCACAAGATACAAAACTGGGAATACCACTTAATGAATATCTAGGTTTAGATGACATAATATTTGAACTTGAAATAACACCTAATAGACCTGATTGTTTATCTCACATAGGAATAGCAAGAGAACTTGCAGCATATTACTCTAAGAAGTTAAGATTACCAGAAGTAAATGTAAATGTTGAAGATAGAGAAGATATAGATATATCAATAGAAGAGGGATTATCTAATAGATATTTAGCTAGAGTTATTAAAGGGGTTAAGGTAGAAAAAAGCCCTGAGTGGTTAAAAAATAGATTAGAAGCAGTTGGTATTAGAAGTATTAATAATATAGTTGATATATCAAATTATGTAATGCTTGAAACTAATCAACCTAATCATATTTTTGATTTTAATAAATTTAATTCAAAAAAAGTAACAATTACTAAGGCTAAAGATGATGAAAAGTTTGTAACTCTTGATCAAAAAGAAAGAATACTTAATAATGAAGATATAGTTATAGGGAATGGTGAAAAAACAGTAGCACTTGCAGGTGTTATGGGTGGAATGGATGTTGAAGTTGATGAAAATAGTACTGATATTTTAATAGAAGTTGCACATTTTGATAATATCATGGTTAGAAAAACTAACAGAAAATTTGCACTTTCAACAGAGGCAGCATATAGGTTTGAAAGAGCTGTAAATACAGAAAATATGGAATATGTAATGAATAGAATTACAAGCTTAATAAAAGAGATAGCTGGTGGAAAGGTATGTAATATTAATGATAATTACCCAGTTAAACCAGAAATTAAAGTTAGTACATTATCGCTTCCAAGATTATATAGATTTATAGGTAAAGAAATAGAAAAAGATAAAATATTAGATATATTTGAAAAATTAGAAATTAAGATTGAAGATAAGGGTGATGAGATATTACTTACTGCTCCATCACATAGACAAGATTTAATCAATCAATTTGACTATTTTGAAGAAGTAATACGTATGGTAGGATTTGATAGTATAGAAAATGTAATGCCTTCAGTAAATCTTACTAAGGAAAGACTTGAAGATACAACTAGGTTTGTAACAGATATTAAAAAAATAGTATCTAATTTAGGAATGAGAGAAGTAATTAATTATAGCTTTATACCTAAAAATTCTTTAGAAAAAATATTATTTGAAATACATAGTGATAATATTATAGAAATTAAAAATCCTATAGTAGAAGAATTTAGTATTTTAAGACCGACTTTAATGTATTCACTTATTAAAAATGTTAGAGATAATATTAATAGAGGAGCAACTGATATTAGATTCTTTGAGGTAAGTAAAAGATTTACTAAAGAGTCTACAAATAAGGTGAATGAAAAATCAGTTTTAATAGATGAAATGCAGGTTTTTGAGAAAGAAACTTTAGCATTAATATTATCTGGAAGTAAAATAAAAAACATATGGAATGCAAAACCAGAAAATTATGATTTTTATGACTTAAAAGGTGTAGTAGAGGCTATATTTGAAAAACTTAAATTTACTAAATATCAAATTAGAAGAAGTGAAAATAAGGCATATCACCCTGGAAGAAGTGTAGATGTATTTGTAGGAAAAGAACTTATAGCAAGTTATGGAGAATTACATCCAGATGTATTAGAAAATATGGATGTAGAAAAAAATAATATACTTTATGCAGAAATATACTTAGATTTAATTAAAAAATATATATCAAACAATGTGAAATATAAAGGATTAAGCAAATATCAATCAGTTCCTAGGGACATTGCATTAGTTGTAAATGAAAATGTTTTAGTAGGAGATATGATAAAGACTATAGAAAAAATTGACAACTTAATAGAAAAAGTAGAACTATTTGATATATATCAAGGACTTGGGATAGAAAAAGGATATAAGTCTGTTGCAATTAGTATAATTATGAGAGATGATAATAAGACATTAGAAGAAAAAGAAATAAATGATATTATGACTAAGATTATTAATAAGTTAAATAAAGACTTTGGAGCAGTTTTAAGAGGCTAA
- a CDS encoding metal ABC transporter solute-binding protein, Zn/Mn family, whose protein sequence is MKKIVFKLIMFLLLVTNISLSKIKIGVSMLPYYSFASNIVGNRADIVQILPADVDVHSYQPSPDEVKKISGLDVLIINGTGIDNYMYSLVKASNNKKLVIINANKNVSLLPIAGERGNTKSVNTHTFIAIQAAIQQVNTIAKELSKIDIKNGSYYLKNARSYNKKLSNIKSKKIKEISELRKGINLTVATTHGGYDYILGELGIKVGVVIEPKNHGNPSASDLRTSIDLIKENKIDILFESDGSASPYTKALQKETGVIVEKLLHMTNGKYTKEAFEKDIEKNIDIIINALRKVKQK, encoded by the coding sequence ATGAAAAAAATAGTTTTTAAATTAATAATGTTTCTTTTATTAGTTACTAATATATCTCTATCAAAAATTAAAATAGGAGTTAGTATGTTACCTTACTATTCTTTTGCAAGTAATATAGTAGGGAACAGGGCAGATATAGTTCAAATTCTTCCAGCTGATGTAGATGTACATTCTTATCAACCTTCACCTGATGAAGTTAAAAAGATTTCTGGTTTAGATGTATTAATAATTAATGGTACAGGAATAGATAATTATATGTATAGCTTAGTTAAGGCTTCAAATAATAAGAAACTTGTTATAATTAACGCAAATAAAAATGTTTCTTTATTACCTATAGCAGGTGAGCGTGGAAATACAAAATCTGTAAACACACATACATTTATAGCTATACAAGCAGCAATACAGCAAGTAAATACTATAGCAAAAGAACTATCTAAAATAGATATTAAAAATGGCAGTTACTATTTAAAAAATGCAAGAAGTTACAATAAAAAATTATCAAATATTAAATCAAAGAAAATAAAAGAAATTTCTGAATTAAGAAAAGGAATTAATCTTACAGTAGCAACAACACATGGTGGTTATGATTATATCTTAGGCGAATTAGGTATAAAGGTAGGAGTTGTAATTGAACCTAAAAACCACGGTAATCCTAGTGCAAGCGATTTAAGAACATCTATAGATTTAATAAAAGAAAACAAAATAGACATATTATTTGAATCAGATGGTAGTGCTTCTCCATATACTAAAGCTCTACAAAAAGAAACAGGTGTTATCGTTGAAAAGTTACTACATATGACTAATGGTAAATACACTAAGGAAGCTTTTGAAAAAGATATCGAAAAGAATATTGATATAATAATTAACGCATTAAGAAAGGTGAAACAAAAATGA
- a CDS encoding thiamine diphosphokinase produces the protein MKYCVFLNGEYPEFNDYHCELIKDRKIYCADGGANFAYRHGIIPHAIVGDLDSVNLEVLDYYKSKNVEIYDYSSDKDYTDFSIALIHICKIEDVCMNNRFEKEEIDFYQDKDVLVFGATGGRIDMSIANAKLLANNKNMKYITHNNELMYYVDKEDEILGKANKRFSLIPLSDLEELNLEGFIYNLKDKDISRNISLVSNIIKDDVARVNVKKGDMLIVVEI, from the coding sequence ATGAAATATTGTGTATTTCTAAATGGAGAATATCCTGAATTTAATGATTATCATTGTGAATTAATAAAAGACAGAAAAATATATTGTGCAGATGGAGGAGCTAATTTTGCATATAGACATGGGATAATTCCTCATGCTATAGTTGGGGATTTAGATTCAGTTAATTTAGAAGTTTTAGATTACTATAAATCAAAAAATGTTGAAATATATGATTATTCAAGTGATAAAGATTATACAGATTTTTCTATAGCATTAATACATATATGTAAAATAGAAGATGTATGTATGAATAATAGATTTGAAAAAGAAGAAATTGATTTTTATCAAGATAAAGATGTGCTAGTATTTGGTGCTACTGGTGGTAGGATAGATATGAGTATAGCTAATGCTAAATTATTAGCAAATAACAAGAATATGAAATATATTACACATAATAATGAATTAATGTATTATGTAGATAAAGAAGATGAAATATTAGGTAAGGCTAATAAAAGATTTTCTTTGATACCACTTTCTGATTTAGAAGAATTAAATCTTGAGGGGTTTATATATAATTTAAAGGATAAAGATATTTCAAGAAATATTTCTCTTGTAAGTAATATTATTAAAGATGATGTTGCAAGAGTTAATGTTAAAAAAGGTGATATGTTAATAGTAGTAGAGATATAA